From Phacochoerus africanus isolate WHEZ1 chromosome 13, ROS_Pafr_v1, whole genome shotgun sequence, a single genomic window includes:
- the WASF3 gene encoding actin-binding protein WASF3 isoform X2: MPLVKRNIEPRHLCRGALPEGITSELECVTNSTLAAIIRQLSSLSRHAEDIFGELFNEANNFYIRANSLQDRIDRLAVKVTQLDSTVEEVSLQDINMKKAFKSSTVQDQQVVSKNSIPNPVADIYNQSDKPPPLDILTPYRDDKKDGLKFYTDPSYFFDLWKEKMLQDTEDKRKEKRRQKRERHKLSPSRNPQINVRKVRTRREEWERRKMGVEFMSDAEKPEQAGSAGQAGTPRGSHASDVTDYSYPATPNHSLHPQPATPSSYGAAEAPPHQAPEHEYRPPSASARHGALNRPQQPPPPPPQAADGPQASAPLAPADYGMLPAQTMEYYNPSGPPPPPPPPMIPSAQTAFVSPLQIPMQPPFPASAASSYAGPPHAPSGGLVVTAPPPPGPPPPPPGPPGAGSSLSSSPMHGPPGAEAKRQEAAQPPISDARSDLLAAIRMGIQLKKVQEQREQEAKREPVGNDVATILSRRIAVEYSDSDDDSEFDDNDWSD, from the exons GCAGACACGCCGAAGACATATTTGGTGAGTTGTTTAACGAGGCCAACAACTTCTACATCAGAGCAAATTCTCTCCAAGACCGAATCGATCGCCTCGCCGTCAAAGTCACCCAGCTGGATTCGACCGTGGAGGAGG TGTCGCTGCAGGATATCAACATGAAAAAAGCTTTCAAAAGTTCCACCGTCCAAGACCAGCAGGTGGTTTCAAAGAACAGCATCCCGAATCCGGTCGCTGACATTTACAACCAGAGCGACAAGCCGCCGCCGCTGGACATCCTCACGCCGTACAG AGATGATAAAAAGGATGGGCTGAAGTTCTATACTGATCCTTCCTATTTCTTTGacctctggaaagaaaaaatgctGCAGGACacagaagacaaaaggaaagagaaaagacgCCAAAAG agagagagacacaagctgagtCCTAGCAGGAACCCGCAGATAAACGTGCGAAAAGTAAGAACGAGACGAGAAGAGTGGGAGAGACGGAAGATGGGCGTTGAGTTTATGAGCGACGCCGAGAAGCCGGAGCAGGCGGGGAGCGCGGGCCAGGCCGGGACGCCCAGAGG GTCCCACGCGTCGGACGTCACGGACTACTCGTACCCGGCCACCCCCAACCACTCTCTGCACCCGCAGCCCGCGACCCCCTCTTCGTACGGGGCCGCTGAGGCGCCGCCGCACCAGGCCCCCGAGCACGAGTACCGGCCCCCGTCGGCCTCGGCCCGGCACGGGGCCCTGAACCGGCCtcagcagccgccgccgcccccgccgcagGCCGCAGATGGGCCGCAGGCCTCCGCGCCGCTGGCGCCCGCCGACTACGG GATGCTGCCGGCGCAGACCATGGAGTATTACAACCCCTCGgggcccccgccgcccccgccgccgcccatGATTCCTTCGGCGCAGACCGCTTTCGTCAGCCCCCTCCAGATCCCCATGCAGCCCCCCTTCCCGGCCTCCGCTGCCTCCTCCTACGCCGGCCCGCCTCACGCTCCCTCCGGCGGGCTCGTGGTCACGGCCCCGCCGCCCCCaggccccccgccgcccccgccgggCCCCCCGGGGGCGGGCTCCTCACTCTCCTCCTCCCCGATGCACGGCCCGCCGGGAGCCGAGGCCAAGCGGCAGGAAGCTGCGCAGCCGCCCATCAGCGACGCCCGGAGTGACCTCCTCGCTGCCATTCGGATGG GGATTCAGCTGAAGAAGGTGCAGGAGCAGCGGGAGCAGGAGGCCAAGCGGGAGCCGGTGGGGAACGACGTGGCCACCATCCTGTCCCGACGCATTGCCGTCGAGTACAGCGACTCCGACGACGACTCGGAGTTTGACGACAACGACTGGTCCGACTGA
- the WASF3 gene encoding actin-binding protein WASF3 isoform X1 — MPLVKRNIEPRHLCRGALPEGITSELECVTNSTLAAIIRQLSSLSRHAEDIFGELFNEANNFYIRANSLQDRIDRLAVKVTQLDSTVEEVSLQDINMKKAFKSSTVQDQQVVSKNSIPNPVADIYNQSDKPPPLDILTPYRDDKKDGLKFYTDPSYFFDLWKEKMLQDTEDKRKEKRRQKEQKRIDGTTREVKKVRKARNRRQEWNMMAYDKELRPDTRLSQSAHHGASSEGSLSPDTRSHASDVTDYSYPATPNHSLHPQPATPSSYGAAEAPPHQAPEHEYRPPSASARHGALNRPQQPPPPPPQAADGPQASAPLAPADYGMLPAQTMEYYNPSGPPPPPPPPMIPSAQTAFVSPLQIPMQPPFPASAASSYAGPPHAPSGGLVVTAPPPPGPPPPPPGPPGAGSSLSSSPMHGPPGAEAKRQEAAQPPISDARSDLLAAIRMGIQLKKVQEQREQEAKREPVGNDVATILSRRIAVEYSDSDDDSEFDDNDWSD, encoded by the exons GCAGACACGCCGAAGACATATTTGGTGAGTTGTTTAACGAGGCCAACAACTTCTACATCAGAGCAAATTCTCTCCAAGACCGAATCGATCGCCTCGCCGTCAAAGTCACCCAGCTGGATTCGACCGTGGAGGAGG TGTCGCTGCAGGATATCAACATGAAAAAAGCTTTCAAAAGTTCCACCGTCCAAGACCAGCAGGTGGTTTCAAAGAACAGCATCCCGAATCCGGTCGCTGACATTTACAACCAGAGCGACAAGCCGCCGCCGCTGGACATCCTCACGCCGTACAG AGATGATAAAAAGGATGGGCTGAAGTTCTATACTGATCCTTCCTATTTCTTTGacctctggaaagaaaaaatgctGCAGGACacagaagacaaaaggaaagagaaaagacgCCAAAAG GAGCAAAAGCGCATAGACGGCACAACCCGGGAGGTGAAAAAGGTTAGAAAAGCCAGAAACAGGCGCCAGGAGTGGAATATGATGGCCTATGACAAAGAGCTTAGACCCGACACCAGGTTGTCCCAGAGCGCGCACCACGGAGCATCTTCTGAGGGATCCTTGTCCCCAGACACTag GTCCCACGCGTCGGACGTCACGGACTACTCGTACCCGGCCACCCCCAACCACTCTCTGCACCCGCAGCCCGCGACCCCCTCTTCGTACGGGGCCGCTGAGGCGCCGCCGCACCAGGCCCCCGAGCACGAGTACCGGCCCCCGTCGGCCTCGGCCCGGCACGGGGCCCTGAACCGGCCtcagcagccgccgccgcccccgccgcagGCCGCAGATGGGCCGCAGGCCTCCGCGCCGCTGGCGCCCGCCGACTACGG GATGCTGCCGGCGCAGACCATGGAGTATTACAACCCCTCGgggcccccgccgcccccgccgccgcccatGATTCCTTCGGCGCAGACCGCTTTCGTCAGCCCCCTCCAGATCCCCATGCAGCCCCCCTTCCCGGCCTCCGCTGCCTCCTCCTACGCCGGCCCGCCTCACGCTCCCTCCGGCGGGCTCGTGGTCACGGCCCCGCCGCCCCCaggccccccgccgcccccgccgggCCCCCCGGGGGCGGGCTCCTCACTCTCCTCCTCCCCGATGCACGGCCCGCCGGGAGCCGAGGCCAAGCGGCAGGAAGCTGCGCAGCCGCCCATCAGCGACGCCCGGAGTGACCTCCTCGCTGCCATTCGGATGG GGATTCAGCTGAAGAAGGTGCAGGAGCAGCGGGAGCAGGAGGCCAAGCGGGAGCCGGTGGGGAACGACGTGGCCACCATCCTGTCCCGACGCATTGCCGTCGAGTACAGCGACTCCGACGACGACTCGGAGTTTGACGACAACGACTGGTCCGACTGA